GCATTGATACATTTTCTGCCGTAGCCGGAAAAGGTATTGAAAAGCTGAAGAACGCAGGAATAAAGGTGGAAACAGGCGTACTGGAAGCGGAATGCAGGTTTATCAACCGCCGCTTTTTTACGTTCCATGAACAGAAACGCCCCTACGTGATCCTGAAATGGGCGCAAACCCGCAACGGCATGATCGCATCAGATGATTTTAAACCGGTGCGGATCTCTAATAGCTATACAGACAGGCTGGTACATCGCTGGAGAAGTGAAGAAATGAGCATCCTGGTAGGTACCGGTACTGCTATTCATGATAATCCTAAACTCAGCACCAGGCTATGGCCAGGTAAAGACCCGGTAAGACTGGTGATTGATAAGGCACTCAAGGTGCCACACGAATACCACGTATGGGATGGTAGTCAGCCTACTATCTTCATTTCCGGCCGCACCGGCGATTCTGCCGGTAAATCCGAGATCATGCAGCTGGATTTTTATGACGACCTGCTTCCGCAGCTGATGGAGCAGTTGCATCATAAAAACCTGCAAAGCGTACTGGTGGAAGGTGGCCCTTATGTACTGGAGCAGTTTATCGAAACGGGCCTTTGGGACGAATGCCGCATCATCACCGGAAGCGGCGTGCTCACTGCCGGCAAAGCAGCACCTGTATTGTCAAAAGCAACACTCTCATCGTCAGCAATGATAGATACGGACCGTGTGGATATCTATCACCGCAGCCACTCCTGAGGCTATCCGGGCATGTGAATTAATATTGGTTTCTAAATTTTTTGAATGGAGGTTTATTTTACTATTGATAAAACTGCTGTCGCTGAATTTAAAGACAGAGGCAGCAAATTTCTGGCATATGCCTACCCTGTTAAGTCGGCAGATGATGTAAAGGCATGTTTACTGGAGATCAAAAAAGAACATCCCAAAGCAACGCACCATTGTTATGCGTACCGCCTTGGTACCGACGGACTACAATTTCGTGCAAATGATGACGGGGAGCCTTCCGGTACTGCCGGTAAGCCTATCCTTGGCCAGATAGACAGTAAGCAACTCACCGATGTACTGGTGGTTGTGGTGAGATATTATGGCGGTACCTTATTAGGTGTGCCCGGATTGATCAATGCTTATAAAGTGAGTACTGCCATGGTATTGCAGCTGATTCCGGTGATCCAGAAAAATGTGGAAAAGCGCTACCACCTGAGCTTTGACTATACCATCATGAATGAGATAATGACGGTAGTGAAACAGCATAACGTGACCGTCCTGGCGCAGGAAATGCAACTCTTCTGCACGATGGATATTGGTGTACCCAAGAATACAGAAGAGCTGTGTTTATTGAAGCTGAATGATATCAGAGGATTGGAGATCAAGCCGATAAAATAAGCTATTCAGATCGCAGACTTTTCACCGGGTTCATCAGGGCCGCTCTGATAGCCTGATAGCTAATGGTGAACAAGGTTAGCAATAACGCTCCCATTGCCGCGATGAGAAATACGGATATGCCTATATTTACCCGATAGTCAAATTGCTGTAGCCAGCGGTTTACAAAAAAGAATGCCAGCGGAGCAGCCAGTAATGCACTCGCCATTACCAGTATCACAAAGTCTTTCGACAGCATGGCCCAAATCTGTGTAACAGAGGCTCCCAGCGCTTTGCGTATGCCTATTTCCTTGGTACGCTGCTCAGCTGTGAACGCCGCCAGGCCCAGCAATCCGAGGCAGGAGATGAAAATGGCAAAGCAGGTGAAGATCATGGATAAACGCCCGATCAGGACTTCCTGGCGGAATTTAGATTCGTATTCATCGTCTGCAAACTGGTATGCAAACGCACTTTCTGGACTATATCCTGCAAACACTTTTTCAATCTCCTGTATAGCAGTATGCGGATTAACCTTGCCAGCCAAACGAATAATGCCCCAGGTTTTATCAGTAGCATCAGGGATGAACATCGCCGGGTCAGCTTTTGAATAAGGAGAAAGCATGAGCGCATCTTTTACCACTCCCGCTATAAACAAACGACGGTCATTCCAGGTGATAACCTGGTTTACCGGATTGTTCAACCGCAGGCGCTTTACAGCAGCTTCATTCAGTATTACCGACTGGCTGTCAGTGGCGCTGGCGTGGAAATCACGTCCGGCTATTATTTTCATACCGGCTGTCTGGAAATAATTATCATATACATTAAAAACCCCCATTTCAACGGTTTCTCCAGGCAGCTTACCAGGGAAATCATCCAGGTCGTTATGGGCATAAACATCCGTTACAGGGGAGGAAGAGGCAGTAAGATTGGTAACTACACCGGTTTGCAGCAGCTGATTGCGGAAAGCGTCGAAATGATTAGCTATTTCCTTCGGAAGCCTGGTCTGAATGAGCATGTCTTTATCATAGCCGGCAGACCTGTTACGTGCATAGTCTATCTGGTTGTGAATCACGATGGTGGCGATGATCAGGGCGATCGAACAGGTGAATTGCGCAATTACCAATGCTCTCCTGGAATTACTACTGGTTTTGCCTGTCCGCATGCCTTTAAGGATCTTCACCGGCCGGAATGAGGAGAGAATGAAGGCGGGCCTTGCTCCGGCAATGATACTCACTATTACCACTGCCGATATCAGTATTATATACAGCCAGGGTGATGAAAAAGGAATTGGTACCGTAGTGGTAGTGATCCGGTTGAACAGCGGAAGTGCCAGCATAGCCAGCATAAAGGCTATAACAGCGGCTATCAGTGTAGTAACAAAGGATTCTACCAGGAACTGGAAGATCAGGAATTGCTGTTCGGCACCTATTGCCTTACGAATACCTACTTCTTTTGCACGCTTGGAAGAGCGAGCAGTGGAGAGATTAATAAAGTTGATGCAGGCAATCAGTAATACCAGGAGGCCCACGACGCAGGCCGTGCGAATATTATCAATGAGGCCGCCCGCATCTTTACCGTTCTCATATTTACCATACAAATGCCAACGCGATATGGGCTGTAACACTACATCCGAGCGCATGGCATTTTCGGAGGCGGTTTCTGTCTTTTCTATGTCTTTGATCTTGGCGGCAAATTGTTCCAGATTAACGCCAGGCTTCAGTTTGACGAACTCCTGGAAGCCATTGTTGCCATACCCGCTATTTCTGCTATTTCTCACATATTCATATGCCTGCTCCATACGGCGCATCGTCATCAGGTATTTAAACCGAAAGGTTGAATTTTCAGGAAGATCTTTAAGTATACCCGTCACTGTCAGGTTATCGGTATTATCGACGCGAACAACTTTCCCGATGGGGTCATCACTACCGAAAAGGGCTTTGGCAGCGGATTGCGTGAGTATGATGCTGTTGGGGTCTTGAAAAACAGTATTGATATCACCTTGTATAAGTGGATATTGGAAGATGTGCAGGAAATCATCGGCTACATGCGCACCGTCCAGTACTAACTTTTTTTCACCAGCTTTGAGGTTATGAAAACCCATCCAGTCGGTTTCGGCGAGGTATTCAATTTCTGGCATGGCAGACTTGAGCGTGGCTCCCAGTTTCAGGGATACTGCCTTGAAGTTGAGTATTTCCCCATTGCTGTCGAAGTTCCTTCTTACCTGGAATACCCTATCTTGTTCCGGCACCTGGCTATCAAAAGAGGCTTCATGATAGGCCCACAACCCTATGATCAGTGCTACGGCCAGTCCTGTAGCCAGTCCCAGGATATTTATTACGCTAAACCCTTTGTTGTTGCGCATATTACGGTATGCTACTTTAATATAGTTGTTGATCATATGCGATGAATTAAACCCCTGAAGGGATACAGGTGAGCGTACTAACGGGGTGCCAGAGATAAAGGGTGTTGATAACCAACAGGATAAAATAAAAAAGCGAACGACAACTGTCCGTTTTTGGTACAGTTGTCGTTCGCTTTCGAATATAATAATTTTTAACGGGAGAATCGATCGCTTACCACGAGGTCTTTACTACCGGCGGTATACTTATAAAACCCTTCACCGCTTTTGGCTCCCAGGTAACCGGCTGTTACCATGTTTACCAGTAACGGACAAGGAGCATATTTAGGATTACCGAATCCATCATGCAATACGTTGAGGATAGAGAGGCATACATCCAGTCCGATGAAATCGGCCAGCTGTAAAGGTCCCATCGGATGGGCCATTCCCAGTTTCATGACGGTATCAATCTCAGCCACGCCGGCTACACCTTCAAAGAGGGAGTAGATGGCTTCGTTGATCATTGGCATCAGGATACGGTTGGCGATAAAGCCCGGGTAGTCGTTTACTACGCAGGGTACTTTGCCCAGTTTCTCTGAAAGTGCAACGATAGTGGTGGTGACTTCTTTTTCGGTAGCATAGCCATTGATGATCTCAACCAGTTTCATGACTGGTACAGGGTTCATGAAGTGCATGCCTATTACTTTTCCGGGGCGTTTGGTAGCCGCGGCAATTTTTGTAATAGAGATGGAAGAAGTATTGGTAGCCAGTATGGTGCCTGGTTTGGCGTGCTGGTCGAGGTCCTGGAAGATTTTCAGCTTCAGGTTAATATTTTCAGTGGCGGCTTCCACAACGAGGTCTGCATCGCTGACACCGGAAGGTAGGTCGGTGTGGAGGCTGATGTTGGCCAGTGTTTGTGTTTTGACATCTTCTGTGATAGAGCCTTTGGTTACCTGACGATCCAGGTTTTTGGCAATAGTTTGCTGCGCCTTCTGGAGGGCAGCTTCTGAGACATCAACAAGGTTTACTGAAAATCCGTTCTGAGCGAATACATGCGCAATACCATTTCCCATAGTACCGGCGCCTATGACTGCGACTTTTTGCATAACGTACGACATGGTGTATGAATCTGTTTATTCGTTTATCTGGAGCTAATAGCTTAACAAATAAACGAATAAACGGGCTAATTATCGTCTTTGTTCTTGAAATCCCCTCGTTTCCAGGCTTGTATGAATTGTGCCCATGCGAGCGGGTTAAAGATATTCTGCGGAGGTGGCTGGCCGGCGTAGTAAAGTGATGCGGCCTGACGTTTCATGTACATGTTGGTGGCTTCGCGGCCATCTACAGGTGTAACGCGGGCGAGGGCACGTAATCGGCCTGCTTCGGTATTTTTTCGCGCTATTTCGTATGCATCGTCTGGAATATCCATACTGGCAAATGCACGCTCAAATTCTTCCCTGGTAGGATAAGGCCGGATAATAGTGGCCGGGAGATAGGTCGTATCTTCCACCATCAGCTGTATCAGTGAATAGGCATTACCGGGCAGTGTGGCAGGAATGGTATAATTTTTCTTCTTAAAGCCAACGGCACTAAAAGTAAGGGTGTCACCCTTAAAGGCCACAATAGAGAATACACCCTGCCTGTTGGCGATCGTACCTCTGCTTTGGCCTCGTACTATAATACTAACTGCAGGGATAGCCTTCAGACTATCTGCAGTCATAGTAATACCGGAAATCTGAATAATGCTGTCTTTGAATTCCGTTATCTGCGCCTGTAACAGGAAAGGAGATAAAAGGAATACGATAAGTAGTGACAGTCTGTAGGAACTCTTGTGCTGCATTACCGCTCTAAGATATAGAAATTATTTTAAGTATTATGATCATGCTTCCCGACAGTTAGAGAGAAGCAAATCAGAGTTGTAAATTAAGGCCCATTTGGGTTAACTTTGCAGTCTGGAATCTAATTTAACAACAATTTATGATGACGAAAGAGCAGATTTTAAAGGCCCTGAGCAACGTAGAAGAACCTGATTTAGGTAAGGATCTGGTGACGTTGAACATGGTGAAAGATATAGAGATCAATGGCAATAAGGTGAAATTTACGGTTGTACTGACTACTCCTGCCTGTCCTTTGAAAGACCTGATCCGCAACGCCTGTGTGAATGCTATTCACATGCTGGTGAGCAAGGATGCAGAGGTAGAAGTGGTGATGACCGCCAATGTAAGCAGCAAACGTAACAATGGACAGGGCGCCCTTCCTAATGTTAAGAATATTATCGTAGTGGCTTCCGGTAAAGGAGGCGTAGGTAAATCAACCGTGGCAGCAAACCTCGCCCTGGCACTGGGCCGCGATGGTGCCCGTGTAGGCCTGATGGATGCTGACATCTATGGACCTTCCGTGCCTATTATGTTCGGTGTTCGCGGCGAACGCCCGATGATGGTAAGCGTAGACGGTAAAGGCATGATCGAACCTATGGAAAAATGGGGGATTAAATTTATGTCTATCGGCCTCCTCATCGACGAAAGAGAAGCAGTGGTTTGGCGCGGACCTATGGCCAGCAGCGCTTTACGCCAGTTTGTAACCGATGTTCACTGGGGTGAACTGGATTACCTGGTTATCGACATGCCTCCTGGTACCGGTGATATTCACCTGACCCTCGTACAAACCGTTCCTATCACCGGCGCCGTAATCGTTACCACGCCGCAGGATGTGGCACTGGCAGATGCTAAAAAAGGTATCGCTATGTTCCAGGGTAAACAAATCAATGTACCTATCCTCGGACTGGTAGAAAATATGGCATATTTCACGCCTGCTGAACTGCCTGAAAATAAATACTATATCTTCGGAAAACACGGTGGCCGTAAACTGGCAGACGAACTGGAAATTCCTTTCCTGGGCGAAATTCCATTGGTACAGAGCATCCGTGAAGGTGGTGATTACGGCGAGCCTATCATGACACAAGATGATAAAGCCACCCGTAAGGCTTTCCTGGATATCGCTGGTGCTACCGCACGTGCCGTAGCCATGCGTAACGCGAATATCGCACCTACCAAAATTGTAGATATTGTAGTTTAATAACTACCACCAATAAATATTTTCCCGACTGACCGGAAAGGCAACTGCCCGGTCAGTCTGATTTAACCCCAGCAATGCCAACCCGACTATATCTTCCCTTAATTTTTACTGTTTAATATTCACCACATAATCCCGTAATATGTATACCGCAAAAATTAACAGAGAAACAGACTGGAGCAAGATAGCAGCCTTCATGCGTGAATTCAGCTTCGCATTGATCGTGAATACCGACGAGCAGGGTGTACCACATGCTACGCATATCCCTGTTTCCCTGATTGAAAAATCACCAGGCAATTTTGTGCTGCAGGGGCACATTGCCAAAGTAAACCCGCAATGGCAGTACTTTGAAAAAAATGACACCCTGATAGTATTCTCTGCGCCGCATGCCTACGTTTCTGCTTCATGGTATGAGAAAGACAGAATTCCTACCTGGAACTATATGGCTGTTCACATACATGGTAAAACAAGAATATTATCGGAAGATGAACTGAGGAAAAACCTGGAACAATTGGTCGATCATTATGAAGCAGCTTCTAAATGCCCTGTACATATTAATGATATAGATCATAAATATTTTGAAAATAACCTGAAAGCAGTTGTTGGATTTGAAACAACAGTACGAGATATTAATGCAAATTATAAATTGAGTAATAATAAAAATGATAAGGATTTTTGCAGCGTAGTAGATCATCTGAAGGAGAGAGATCATGAATTTGATGCAAGAATAGCCGCTGAAATGGAAGTCAGAAGGCCACAGGCCGGAGATAAAAAGGATTCCGGCATCAAATAGTTATCAGCTGAAAATGAAATATCTTTAATTGGGCTGATTTTGCTTACCTTTGCGCCCCAAATAAAACCGACTATGAATAGACAGGAATTGGTAAATCTGATTAAGGAAAGACAATCTTATCTGTGTGTAGGATTGGACACGGACATGCAAAAGATCCCAAAACACCTGCTATCTCACGCAGATCCGGTGTTTGCCTTTAACAAAGCGATCATTGATGCTACCAAAGATCTGGCGGTTGCCTACAAGATCAATACAGCATTTTATGAAAGTATGGGTATTCGCGGCTGGGAAAGCCTGCAACGTACCGTTGAGTACATTCCTTCCGGTATCTTCACCATTGCAGATGCAAAAAGAGGGGATATCGGCAATACCTCTACGCAATATGCGAAAACATTCTTCGATACCTACAAATTTGATTCTGTTACCGTAGCGCCTTACATGGGCCGCGATAGCGTAGAACCATTCCTGCAGTTTCCTGAGAAATGGGCTATCATGCTGGGTCTTACCTCCAACGAAGGAAGCCAGGACTTTCAGATGCTGAAAACAGACGGGGAATATCTCTTTGAAAAAGTATTGAAAGCAGGTATGCAATGGGGTACGCCAGATAACCTGATGTTTGTGGTAGGTGCTACACAGTCGTCACAACTGGGGCATATCCGTAAACTGGCGCCAGACAACTTCTTCCTCGTACCAGGTGTTGGTGCGCAGGGTGGTAGTCTGGAAGAAATCTCCAGACAGGCGATGAACAAAGATTGTGGCCTGCTCGTGAATGCAAGCCGTGCAATTATCTACGCCGGTAATGGTGAGGATTTTGCCGAAGAAGCAAGAAAAGTAGCGAAGCAATATCAGCTGGAAATGGCGACTTATCTGAGTCAGTCAGCCGCTGGTACACTGTAATTACAGCATACTACAGGACATCTTTATAAATTTTTAAAACGCAGTTTTGCTACACAGCACGACTGCGTTTTTTATTTAAATACACAGCTCTTTTTACTGGTCCACCAGGACCTGATTTCGTAGGTTAGCCTACCTGCTTTTACCGCGGGGTCAGTGTTTACAAGGCGTTCTGCCTCCATACTGTCTTTGCAATCCAGGATATAAAGTCCACGTATGGTACCGGTATCACCGAAGGGGCCGGAGACAATAATTTTTCCTTCTTTGGAGAGTCTGCCTATATTTTTCAGATGCAATTGCTGTAATGCCTGCGCTTCCTGTGCATCAATATCAGGGTGCGGGCCTCTTTTTAAAAATACTATCCAGTATTTTTTCATGTCCGGGCTTTGCCCGTCTGTGTTAAATTTAGCGCTAAGAAACGCCGACAATGCAGGGATAGGGAATGGAGAAGGACGGAAAGAAACGATAACTACGATTAGAAAACATAACAGAAATACAGCGGGTATAACCTTGCTTGCCATGACAATCGAATTTGTTACTAATCTACTAACATATTGTAAGCGAGATTGTTAATGACAAAAATTTAATCCATGTGCTGATATCAGGATAACTCATTATATTGCTGATAGCCAAAATTCACGTTTATGTTGCAAGACCTCTTCCAGTCCCCGGACTATTATGCTGTAGACGACCTGTTAACGGAGGAACACCTGTTGATCCGCGATGCTGTAAGGCAGTGGGTAAAGAAAGAAATTTCCCCGATCATTGAAGATTGCGCCCAGGAAGCTAAATTTCCTGCACAGATAATTCCCGGACTTGGAAACCTGGGATGTTTCGGGCCTACTATCCCGGCAACATATGGTGGTGCAGGTCTTGACTATATCTCTTATGGCCTGATGATGCAGGAGCTGGAACGCGGAGATAGCGGCATACGTTCTACTGCGTCTGTACAGGGCTCATTGGTTATGTATCCTATCTATGCTTTTGGCAGTGAGGCACAGAAGCAGTGGTATCTTCCCAAACTGGCCACTGGTGAGTATATGGGTTGTTTTGGACTTACAGAACCAGATCACGGTTCCAATCCCGCAGGTATGATTACCAATTTCAGGGAAGATGGCGACCATGTGATCCTGAACGGCGCCAAGATGTGGATATCCAATGCACCTTTTGCAGATATTGCGGTGGTGTGGGCGAAAAATGAAGCCGGAAAAATCCAGGGCATCATCGTAGAACGTGGCATGGAAGGCTTTACCACACCGGAAACGAAAGGTAAGTGGAGCCTGAGGGCCAGTGCTACCGGCGAGCTCGTTTTTGATAATGTAAGAGTGCCAAAAGAAAATATTTTACCGGGCGTAACCGGGCTGAAAGGGCCATTGTCCTGCTTATCATCAGCGCGCTTTGGCATTGCCTGGGGCGTAATTGGCGCCGCGATGGACTGTTATGATATTGCTTTGCGCTATGCAAAAGAACGTATTCAGTTTGGTAAGCCAATTGCCGGATTTCAGCTTACGCAGAAGAAATTAGCGGAGATGATCACTGAGATTACCAAGGCCCAGCTGTTGAACTGGAGATTAGGCGTACTGAAAAACCAGGGCAAGGCAACGCCGGCGCAAATTTCCATGGCTAAACGAAATTCCTGTGCCGTGGCTACACAAATAGCCAGAGATGCCCGTCAGATACTGGGAGGAATGGGTATTACCGGCGAATTCCCGGTGATGCGCCATATGATGAACCTGGAAAGTGTTATCACCTACGAGGGTACCCATGAAATACATCTGCTGATCACCGGTATGGATGTTACCGGCCTCGATGCCTTTAAATAATCGGCGGCTTTATTGGATTAGCTCAATTGTCTTTTTATCTTTAGCGCATTCCATGCAGCTGAAGTGAACATCTATTATGAAAAAAATACTATCCCGACTTTCTGTTTTTTTATTGATTTTACTGATTGCCAACGTATGTCGCGTATCTGCTGCCACGGCTGATACTGCCAGGGTGCAATTGATAAGTTGTGAAGGAAAAGCACAGGGCACTTACTATATCGTAAAATATCTTTCGGCAGATACTGCCAGTCTGCAATCCCGTATCGACTCCCTATTTAAGGTCATTGATCATTCTTTATCGCTGTACCAGCCGCATTCGCTGATCAACCAGTTTAATGAAACCGGGAAAGTGAATATGGATGAACATATGCAGCGGGTAGTGGAAAAGGCGCTGTTTGCCAATAAGGCGACGGCCGGGCTTTTTGATATTACCGTGAAGCCACTGGTGTATCTCTGGGGTTTTGGCGTAACTAAACCATCCTTTAAAGGAATACCGCCTGCGGATAGCATAAAGGCGACCATGCCCTATATTGGCAGTCGTTACCTCCGGGTAAAGGGAAATACGCTGTTTGCCCTTAAAAAAGGGGTACAAATCGATTGTAATGGCATCGCGCAGGGCTATACGGTGGATGTTATAGGTAGATTTCTTGATGCGGCTGGTATAAGGGATTACCTGGTAGATGTGGGAGGAGAGTTGTGTGCGCGGGGATATAATGTGCAGCATAAGCGTTGGAGCGTAGGTGTAGAGCGGCCATCACCGGGCGATACCACTTATGAGCCTGTACAGGGCATCGTTCGGCTGGCAGCCGAAGGGATTGCTACCAGTGGTAATTACCGCCGGTTCTTCGATCAGGGAAAGACACGTTTTGCACATACCATCAATCCTTTAACAGGAGAGGCTTTACATAATAACATCATCAGTGTGACTGTACTGGCAAAAGATTGCTTTACAGCAGATGCCTTTGATAACCCGCTGATACTGATGGGAGTGACAGAAGGGTTGCAGTGGCTGGAAAAGCACCCGGAATACGGCCTTGAAGCATTATATATCTATCGTGCCAAAGATGGTACTATACAGGAAGCCTATACGAAGCAATTCGGCTTACGTTTGCTCAACAATTAATTGCGGGATGAATAAAAAAAATCCCGCAGCCTTTATTAGAGACTACGGGAACCATTCTCACATTTTCCTTCTTAGAATATGGATAAAATACTTAGTTGAGGTGGAACTTCAGCCCAATATTCCCTTGTATTGACTGGAAATTGGTGAGGTCGCCCACTTTATAAGGTGCATAATTGTATCTGACATTGGCGTTAAACAACAGGGGAGAAGCTTTGCCGAAAGGCACGTTGATTCCAATTTCAGGGCTTACCAGAAATCTCCAGCTATTGTCGGACTCTACGAATTCTCCCCAGTATTTTTTGTAATCCATATTGGCAACACCGATACCAACGGAAGCGTAGGGGATGACGGCTTTATCAGGTTTGGTAAAGGCCCATCCTATGGTTGCCTGGATAGGAATTACCTGCAGGGTACGTGTTTGTACGGCAGATACATCACCGATTTTATCAGGATATACGGCACGTGGTAAGCGTTCGTAGTAGTCCTGGAATCCTGTTCGGAGTCCTACAGACAACTGGTCATTCAGCATATATTGCAGTCCGGCGCTCCAACCGCGGAAGCTGGTTTTATTAGTATAGTCTTTGAGAGATCCTATTGGCTGCGCGATGGAATAGTTCACATCAATCGATAATGGCGGACGTACCTGTGCAGCAACGGCCTGGGTTGCCAGACAGCCTGCAAAAATCAATATCCAGTTTTTTATCTTTTTCATCTTTCCAATCATTTTAAGGTTCATCGATTTGATACATCATTACTTGTTGGTGAGGTAAGGAGACTGGGCAAAAGAAGCCTGTACCATACTTGGTACATTGCTGGTTGTCCATACGTTTGTACCTCTCCAGAGTGAGTTCCATACAGCGGTCAGCTGATTGTTGGTGCCTGGATTTTTCAAATCGAAAAGGTCGATGGCAGTTTGTCTTTCTCTTACCTGGTACACCTGGTAATAAGGTGGATAGTACCATCCAAAGCCTGGGTAACCCCAGTAGCCAGGATCCCAGTATCCACCCCACCAGCCAGGGTTCCAGCCTGTAGTATAGAAGGTGTTGTCGATACGGGTGAGGTTAATACCAAGGTCTGGTTTAGCATTCTTGCCGACGAGTGTATAGCCTCTTTCCTGCATGGCCGCAGTAACAGAGGCGATCAGCTGTTTGTCGTAATCTGTCAGTGCTTTTTTGGTACTGTCTGAAGTGTTGGTCAGAACAGCAACGGAGTCTACAATGCTGAAGGTGGCGTATGATTTGAAGTTTGTCTGGCTATCGTGGTTCGTAATATAAATCCTGGACTCCTCAGGTGTCATATCCTTCAACGGGTCCTTGCCACAACCACTGAATGACACTATTGCCACGATGGCAGCAATACTGCTGAGTAAATAGATTGTTCTTTTCATAATCCTATCGTATTAATTTCTAATTATGGTTTCTTTTCGATTGCTAAATAGCTAAACGAAACGGGTCAACGGCATTTAATGAATGTCGTGAGAATGGAGTGCCGGCCGGCATACGGTGTATTCGCGTTTCCTTTATTGTTCAACGCTTTAGATAGGGGAAAGTTACAGCAGGTTTAGCGCAGAACTGTTAACGTAATCCTAAAATGAAAAATGGGTTAACAACTGTAGTTGATTACATATTATGTTGAAGTGTTAATTCAGAATTTTTTTATTCATCAGCTCGGATTTCAGCTGTGGTGCATTCAGAAAATGTATGCTTTCTATACCCATATTTTTTGCTGCATTTACATTGCGCAGATTATCATCGATAAAAAGTGCTTCTGCAGCATTTTCCTGGTACCTTTCCAGTAAAAGCTGGAAGAAAGAATGGGCGGGTTTACGTTGTTTTTCTCTTCCTGAAACCACAATACCGTCAAACCATTGTAAAAACTGGTATTGCATTAATGCAAGCGGAAACGTTTCATTAGACCAGTTTGTTAAAGCGTACAGCTTATATTTACCACTGTCTTTTAATTCTTTTAACAGTGCTACGGTATCGCTGATTTCGCCACCCAGCATTTCCTTCCATCTGCCATAATAAGCCCGTATTTGCGCCTCAAATGAAGGGAATTGCTGTATCAGCATTTCAGTCCCATCCAGCAGCGATCTTCCTGCATCCTGTTCTTCATTCCAGTCTGATGTGCATATTTCTTCCAGGAACTGTTCCATTTCATCTTCAGTAGAAAA
The Chitinophaga sp. Cy-1792 genome window above contains:
- a CDS encoding ABC transporter permease, which gives rise to MINNYIKVAYRNMRNNKGFSVINILGLATGLAVALIIGLWAYHEASFDSQVPEQDRVFQVRRNFDSNGEILNFKAVSLKLGATLKSAMPEIEYLAETDWMGFHNLKAGEKKLVLDGAHVADDFLHIFQYPLIQGDINTVFQDPNSIILTQSAAKALFGSDDPIGKVVRVDNTDNLTVTGILKDLPENSTFRFKYLMTMRRMEQAYEYVRNSRNSGYGNNGFQEFVKLKPGVNLEQFAAKIKDIEKTETASENAMRSDVVLQPISRWHLYGKYENGKDAGGLIDNIRTACVVGLLVLLIACINFINLSTARSSKRAKEVGIRKAIGAEQQFLIFQFLVESFVTTLIAAVIAFMLAMLALPLFNRITTTTVPIPFSSPWLYIILISAVVIVSIIAGARPAFILSSFRPVKILKGMRTGKTSSNSRRALVIAQFTCSIALIIATIVIHNQIDYARNRSAGYDKDMLIQTRLPKEIANHFDAFRNQLLQTGVVTNLTASSSPVTDVYAHNDLDDFPGKLPGETVEMGVFNVYDNYFQTAGMKIIAGRDFHASATDSQSVILNEAAVKRLRLNNPVNQVITWNDRRLFIAGVVKDALMLSPYSKADPAMFIPDATDKTWGIIRLAGKVNPHTAIQEIEKVFAGYSPESAFAYQFADDEYESKFRQEVLIGRLSMIFTCFAIFISCLGLLGLAAFTAEQRTKEIGIRKALGASVTQIWAMLSKDFVILVMASALLAAPLAFFFVNRWLQQFDYRVNIGISVFLIAAMGALLLTLFTISYQAIRAALMNPVKSLRSE
- a CDS encoding carboxypeptidase-like regulatory domain-containing protein; its protein translation is MQHKSSYRLSLLIVFLLSPFLLQAQITEFKDSIIQISGITMTADSLKAIPAVSIIVRGQSRGTIANRQGVFSIVAFKGDTLTFSAVGFKKKNYTIPATLPGNAYSLIQLMVEDTTYLPATIIRPYPTREEFERAFASMDIPDDAYEIARKNTEAGRLRALARVTPVDGREATNMYMKRQAASLYYAGQPPPQNIFNPLAWAQFIQAWKRGDFKNKDDN
- a CDS encoding YigZ family protein — translated: MEVYFTIDKTAVAEFKDRGSKFLAYAYPVKSADDVKACLLEIKKEHPKATHHCYAYRLGTDGLQFRANDDGEPSGTAGKPILGQIDSKQLTDVLVVVVRYYGGTLLGVPGLINAYKVSTAMVLQLIPVIQKNVEKRYHLSFDYTIMNEIMTVVKQHNVTVLAQEMQLFCTMDIGVPKNTEELCLLKLNDIRGLEIKPIK
- a CDS encoding 3-hydroxyacyl-CoA dehydrogenase family protein — protein: MQKVAVIGAGTMGNGIAHVFAQNGFSVNLVDVSEAALQKAQQTIAKNLDRQVTKGSITEDVKTQTLANISLHTDLPSGVSDADLVVEAATENINLKLKIFQDLDQHAKPGTILATNTSSISITKIAAATKRPGKVIGMHFMNPVPVMKLVEIINGYATEKEVTTTIVALSEKLGKVPCVVNDYPGFIANRILMPMINEAIYSLFEGVAGVAEIDTVMKLGMAHPMGPLQLADFIGLDVCLSILNVLHDGFGNPKYAPCPLLVNMVTAGYLGAKSGEGFYKYTAGSKDLVVSDRFSR
- the ribD gene encoding bifunctional diaminohydroxyphosphoribosylaminopyrimidine deaminase/5-amino-6-(5-phosphoribosylamino)uracil reductase RibD, with protein sequence MRRCLELAAMGAGNAAPNPMVGAVLVHQGRIIGEGYHQQYGQAHAEVNCVNSVPVEDQPLIPYATMYVSLEPCAHHGKTPPCADLIVTHKIPHVIIGCIDTFSAVAGKGIEKLKNAGIKVETGVLEAECRFINRRFFTFHEQKRPYVILKWAQTRNGMIASDDFKPVRISNSYTDRLVHRWRSEEMSILVGTGTAIHDNPKLSTRLWPGKDPVRLVIDKALKVPHEYHVWDGSQPTIFISGRTGDSAGKSEIMQLDFYDDLLPQLMEQLHHKNLQSVLVEGGPYVLEQFIETGLWDECRIITGSGVLTAGKAAPVLSKATLSSSAMIDTDRVDIYHRSHS